cagcagagatCCAGCTGCTAACAGCTGTCTGAGCTGAGAACACCGTCATCTGCACATCATCACAGAGACAAAGTCTCATAGTGTCCCTGTGAAGGTGAAGCTGCTTCACTCATTCATCACTTTATTTCTGActgctgatcatgtgacctgttgtcaataacacttattttaggactctctgtctgttcatCAAAATGTCTTCTGTCCCTGTAATCTGGAACACGTCGTCATGACAACGTCCAAAGTTcccctgcagctctcctcatgtgtcACCGTGGACTCTTCACCACAACAACATCAACCTACATCAACCAACATCATCCTCTGACCCAGAACTTAGTCCACTGAGTCCTGAATGGAGTGTTTCAGAGGAAACCTGCTGATGGCCTCAGAGAAACAACAAAACTAAGTTTTATTGACAAATGTCAACGTACAGAACGGTGAAAGTTTttactctgcactgtgttaccATGTAGcctgtgttctgtgtctgtgtgtgttgaagctTTACCTTATTAGACCCTatggtctattcgctgtatgacccagggtctgcaggtgGGGTTAGGTGGGCGGAGGCAGTAGATGCAGGGGTTGTTGCTGCGTTGTTCTTTGTGGTTCATGGTTGATCTTGCCTTGTGCTTTGTgtctcaacaacccagagctctgtgactcagaatctgcctcattcttcaataaattgtaatcttgagactatccgctccttccttataCACAACAGGGCGGAGCTTCAGTTAATTCCATAGTGAACACAGGTGAAGGTGATGTGATGTCGTCCTGACTGTCTAAAACATCCTGAATGTTTGGAGGATCAATAATCCATcaaacactcaacacacacacactgaccattaAACATTATTGATCTCTATCATCCATTGTACTTTATTTGGCATTGTTTAGTTGTTTGGTTGTACACTGATTGATCCTCAGTCAGATGATccatcagaggaggaggtggtctgTACACTCATAGGAGGACAGTCTGCAGGTCTGATCGGTCTGAGACCTTTAATAGGAGGCTCTTATGATTCAGTATTGATCGCACTGATAGATTGTTGCTCTGCCACACAAAATGGCTTCTTTTGTTTCTAGTAGTAAAATGAATCAAAAGCACCAGGActacttctgctgctgctgctgctgctatcagTCCATAATGGTGTCTGGTCTGTCCAGTGTCTGGTTGTGGTCTGGGGGGTTTCTGTATTtgaggctgagctgcagcttctgtaaaagataaaaaagtTGATACTTGTTTAGCAtgaatgtgtgcactgtgtgaacTTTGACTGACACTGTCTGTACAGAACATTACTGCTTCAAAACCTAAAATCCTTATATCTCTGTGTAAATATGACAAAGTCTAGAAAAAGAGAACTCTGGAATGTTTCACTTCATCATTTACTTCTGCTTTCAGGACTTTGAAAATCAGACAGAGGTCTGGGattacagaaatacagaaaattcTATGAAGTTCACAAACTGTGAAGCAGCACTCTCAGAAGATCAGAactcagacagttctcagctttaacttactcaccagtgATGTTGAGTTGACAAGAGTCAAagccagaaccagaagctgtcctcacttcacacacatacagaccagagtcttcagtcctgagtctggacagatgaagtctgattcgtccttctctgagggcgtctgtgtcactctggactcttcctgaaaaaccttcatccacagactctgagatctCAACACCAGCATAGACCAGATAGAGGACTGAGGTTTTACGACTAGCCATCAGgtcacagaggacaaaaatgtttcTGGTGGTGTCCTCAGcagggaacgtccactccagtgtgatgtggtggttctcctctgcctgataggagctctgtgtcaccttcacttcaagtgctgctgctgagggggtgaggatgaggagcagcaggatcatcttctcttctCGGTCTGACTGTAAGTCCTTAAAATCACAAAGAAAGAAGTAAAGTCCACCAACATGTCTTTATGAAGAATTCCAGCATGTttcagaaatgaaaaatgtctCAGCTTTGTTTTCCTGTGCTGAACGTCTGAATGCTCACAAGACAAATGCGGAACATGGTCAGTTAGTTCTTCTTTACATGACCACAGGTCACAGATCAGTTTCATGTGTGGCCTGATGTCTGTGCCTGTTTCCACTCTGACGTCTGgctctgttttatttaaatcttATCTGCTCCTTCCTCTGTATGAATCCATATTAATAATTCATGTTCACTCTGCAGGTTGATGTTTGTCTGAAGCTCTGGACGTTGTTACAgtagctgctctctgtgttgaTGTATCTGTGAGACtctcctgtttgtgtctttgtatcataaacaacaaacattgtAACAAACTCTCTTGATCTTCATGCGGCTGCTGACATCACGGTCATGTGATCtgagtgtttcctgttttcacattttacacactTGTAGTTCCAGCAGTACTAACATGACTCCTCTCACGCCTTGAAGGCTCCCTATACAGAGTCCTACAGTGATCAGACCGGTTATTGAAGTAACAGAAATatgtcagagtgtgtgcagagtgtgatcctcaaacatggctgaaaaaccaaacacaggACAAGGAGCACTGTGGAACATTCCCAAACTCCACCCACTGAAAGCTCCAccctgctgtcagtgtcagtgtctgaTCAGTACTCACATTAAAGTGGACCAAATGCTGTGAGGCCttaatttagtgtgttttatacatgtgttattcagtgtgtgtgatctaaatatataactttattgatccttgTATACAGAAATAAATCATCATGTGATctaacctttctgtttagtgtAAGCAGTATTGATGAACTGATTTACACAGAGAGGCCTTCTCCACATTGTATTGATGATATGGACACATTATCAGCAGGTATtgaaaacacatgcagaaacaaagcagcagttcagtgtgtgacccacagagaggagctgcagactgtggcagctcttctacagtcacacagcagcagtctgctgcagtgacctctgacctcctgctctcatcatgtaacccacacagcagctcatccatttcctgtcagcaggtggcgccagagAGTCATTCTAAAAAGACCTTCATGAGAACAGAAGAAGCTCTGGAGCATgtttgaggacacagacactgaacagtTCATTACAGTCTTTATTAgagcacagcagcatgctgattcagcaggttcacagcctgaaagagttaaaggatgaggaggaggaggatgaagagactgaaacacacGTCAGACATGCCTCTATAATCATGACAGAGTTCTtcatgtaagaaaataaaagtgcagtCTGAACACTGTAATGCATCAtaacaggagacacagagctcactGCTCTTATCATCAGTCCAAACATCAACACTAGGACTCTCACTTCTCACACCCTGTGTTATCTAACAGGcgcagcttctcagaatacacacaagcATCTTAGGATAGTCAcatcatatatgacagtaacatatcatgtatgagatcataggagtAACATCACAcatatttccatagt
Above is a genomic segment from Parambassis ranga unplaced genomic scaffold, fParRan2.1 scaffold_97_arrow_ctg1, whole genome shotgun sequence containing:
- the LOC114431533 gene encoding uncharacterized protein LOC114431533; this translates as MILLLLILTPSAAALEVKVTQSSYQAEENHHITLEWTFPAEDTTRNIFVLCDLMASRKTSVLYLVYAGVEISESVDEGFSGRVQSDTDALREGRIRLHLSRLRTEDSGLYVCEVRTASGSGFDSCQLNITEAAAQPQIQKPPRPQPDTGQTRHHYGLIAAAAAAEVVLVLLIHFTTRNKRSHFVWQSNNLSVRSILNHKSLLLKVSDRSDLQTVLL